AATTTTTTGGCATGCTTTTGAAATAAGAGAAACAAGGCATAAAACTGAAAGATAATTAGGATAAAGTAGCCATGAAAATCGCCAAGTAACCAATGACGCCAGAGAAAGTACCAAAAAGCTTGAAGAAGCGGAATCCCCTCACTGCTCGCCATATCCAATCCTTTTAACCCTGCGTACAAAGCTCCGAAAAAAAAGTAAGGAAGCAAAATATACTTGATCCGTTTCTCCCAAAATTTCGCGGGAATTCCGTCCGGGTATGCAAAAGACAATACGAATTGCGAGATAAATACGAATACCGGTGTGCCAAATGTAAGCAGTAGACCCACTGACTCTACCCAAGGCGTGTTCCCATCGTCATAGACTCGATATAAAGCATGTAACAGCGCTATACTTAAGCAGGCTATACTTCGTAGAACAAACATTTCCGAATTTAATTTTCGTTCCATGGGGATAACCCCTTTCGATATTTGCGATTAATGGTCCACAGCACTGCCTACAGTCAATCGGGCTGCAATCGTCTTCTTGAGTCCCTGGTGAAGATCATGGTGAGGAGACCAGGACATCAACTCGTTTGCTTTACTATTGTTTAAGTAGCTGTGAAGAATATCTCCCGGTCGAGCCTGTTCATAGGTTGTCTGGGATTCCCGACCTGTAATACCGCCTATCATCTCTACAATCGTATTAATGGAGGTCGCCACCCCGCAGCTAATATTTATGATCTGATTATCCGCATTCTCATCTGTACAAGCCGCATTTACAAACGCCTGTGCAACATCCTCAACGTAGACAAAATCCCTGGTCTGTTCTCCATCCCCATAAATCACAAGCTCCTTGCCTTGCTTTATGCGATCCAGAAAAATCGAAACGACACCAGCTTCACCATGCGAGCTTTGTCGAGGTCCATATACATTCGCAAGACGAAGAATGGTGTACTTCAGCCCATGCATGCTGGCAAACATCCGAATATAAGACTCAGGAACACTTTTTGATACCCCATAACAAGATTCAGGATTTAAGGGATGTTTCTCGTCAATGCTCAAATATTCAGGATTACCGTATACAGCGGCCGACGAGGCGTACACGATCTTTTCAACCTGATGCGCCTCACACATCCGCAGGACGTTAAGTGTGCCAACAATATTCACATTCGCATCAAACAATGGATTGCGCTGAGATTCTCTTACGTCAATCTGTGCAGCCAGATGAATAACCACATCCGGTTTCTCACGGATAAAGACTTCACCCAGTGTCTCGTCCCGAATGTCGTACGGATATAAAAGAGCGGAAGGATT
This genomic stretch from Paenibacillus sp. FSL H7-0737 harbors:
- a CDS encoding NAD-dependent epimerase/dehydratase family protein produces the protein MKVLVTGGLGFIGSHVVDRLIREGIETVIVDNLSGASGSFYRNPSALLYPYDIRDETLGEVFIREKPDVVIHLAAQIDVRESQRNPLFDANVNIVGTLNVLRMCEAHQVEKIVYASSAAVYGNPEYLSIDEKHPLNPESCYGVSKSVPESYIRMFASMHGLKYTILRLANVYGPRQSSHGEAGVVSIFLDRIKQGKELVIYGDGEQTRDFVYVEDVAQAFVNAACTDENADNQIINISCGVATSINTIVEMIGGITGRESQTTYEQARPGDILHSYLNNSKANELMSWSPHHDLHQGLKKTIAARLTVGSAVDH